One Cucumis melo cultivar AY chromosome 8, USDA_Cmelo_AY_1.0, whole genome shotgun sequence genomic window, GATTATGCGTAAATATAGACTGAAcattattttttgtatttgttaATTGTGTGTTTTTCTGCTACAGTCTTGTCATTTCGTTTGTGAGGGTCGGTACTTAGGATAAAGCATTTATCTTTTCGTTTGCAAGTTCATTGATGATTCTTTTAGAACTTTGGTTTCTTCCATTCCTTTTTTACTGGTATAGTTAATAtctttctaaaacaataaatgaTAAAACGGCCGTGAGATCATAAGATTACCATACAATTAATATAACTCATGTCTTAAGCTTTCATCCAAACTTTAACCAACAAGAAAAACCTAAATGCTTAGACTTATGCATTCAACGATAGCTAGATTGACTCTATCAAATCTCAAAGAGTTCGTgtaaaatataacaattagcttatatagcaaaattttgaaaaaaaattataaatataacaaaatatcagtTAAAGTTGGAATCTATCAATAGTAGAAGCCGACTATAAACTATATTGCAAATATTGATTTATTACTAATAAACCACAAGACTTGAGCAACGGTAGAATgataaactttgttatatttacaaacttttaaaattattgcTATACACCAAATAATAATTGTTATCCATTGTAATTAGTCAAACTCATATAATATCTTAATTTGAAAACCCAGCTTGAGCCTTTTATGTCAGGGTTGAGGTGCATCATGCCGATCTGATGAAGAAGGGTGAATGTTTCTTATAATATAGCATGAAAGATGATCATGTAGTGATAAACTGCATAGTCAATGTGTGTTTGTGGGATCTCACTATTATTGTAGAGGACACATGCCATGGTCAACTCCCAGGGCTGCACGCATATCCACTTTAATCATATATATACCAAATAAAATTGATCTTTCAAAACGAAAAATTTACCCAAAAGAATATTTGATTATTGTTAGTTAAACATGCACATTCCATGAATTAATATACATTATTTCTTCTTTTGAGAATTTATAGCATTCCCACAGACATATAAAAGTAGAATTTACCCCAATTACGTCAATTCTACGATCCAATTTTGTAAAACATTATACAATCTTGTGACCATTTTTTTGTTGTGCTATTCTAAATGTATCTTCTATCCTAAATAATTATCACAAATACGataaaattcaaagaaaatatttagagaaaattttagattatatcaatcataaatattaattaataagcACTAATATTTATCAACATAGATAGATATATAACTTTGCTacgtttttttttataaatattttggttcattttattatatttaaaaatatcttaattataaaataatatttatataacttttgtcaaattttagtaattaattacCATTCATGATCCCTACAGTACAAGCAACCGAGATTTGTATTTTCTAATAATATCCGGTACTATTGCAATTCTATTTATTTAGGTTCCAAAAAAGAACCTTTTAACATACTAAACTCATTGCTCTTTCAtatgttttttaatttcaaataagAAACCACACATCAAAATTCCTTTtccaaaattgaaaatttctttCATCGATCATAATTTTGTTGAAATCAACATATTCCAACTTTCTATTTGGAAAAGAATACATAAATTATTCATTTATCTATTTGAATATTTAACATTACATACTTTGTACTTTTCAACGGTTTCGTTCTAATGAATAAATTGCTCTTATTTGCTTCTGAAATAAATCTATGAGTTTTGTCTTGATGTGAGATACCGGTCTTGGCCGTTATATTTTAGCTTTGACAAATTTATGTATATGATTGATCTTCAAATTCAACCCCATTATGTATAGCGccgacatatatatatatatatatatatatatatatatatatatatatatatatatatatatatcttcttctttcaaatGCGTTGCATATTTTGAATTACTATTCATGCCCATGAACTACAGCTTGATTAATCCACTTTTCTTGACCACTGATGATTCGCTTTTGGCCTTGACCATATCAACCTCTGGCTGCACACTTGAAAGTTCATCGCCCAACTTGGCTATTCAAATAATCCCAAAACTAAGAAGCTTCCCAATTTATTCTATTTGTGTAACTGAAACATTCAAGTCCGATCCACTTGTGTCGTTCATGAAGACcttcttcttattattgttaataattaatattatctCTGTTAAGTCACTTTGAAAGtatatttgattaaatatgGAGTTGACAAGCGGAATGCTTATGTCGACATGTCGTGATCTTAACATATGTATATTTCTTTGTTGTTAATTTGATGATCTTTGATTTTTGAATTATTCATTTCTTAATTATTCCGGCCTCGGTCCataaccatttttttaaaataaaatttcactgatttttttatttatttacattttcgtgttttagaaaaaaaaaattaaaaatattttttgaaattttgttttttgtttttaaaaattgattaaTAAATGAAATTAGTTTGGTGAGAAAGTATGAAGATCAAAATATGGGAAATAAAATAGGAAGTCAAATGGTGAAGCCTCTTATTTTGTATTAGTTAGTGTAAATTGTACGTAACAAATAGTTATCATGTTGttcttaattatatataatatgtcCACTAAAAGTACTGTATGTTTAAGTTCATCAATGTGTACCATACCCCATTGGCTAGGTTCCGACTCCCCTACAAATTATATGCTAGAAAAAGAAAGTTATTTGGATTTATATGTTACCATTCCATAAATTAATCCGGAACTTACCTATACCTAAATTCATCCTTACATAAGCAAGTTTAAGAAATCAATCTGtcctaaaaaaaaaacaaaaaaagggtCAAAATTATAGGCAATTTTAAACGTGAAagagtaatatatatatatatttgaataatATAGGTCAGAATATATGAGTTGGATCCTTGAAGTAAGAGTTGGATAGCGTCTTATATAAAAAACAATTGCATGAAATTATATAGAGTATATACTTGTGTATATTCAATATATCATAAACAGTGTTGTTTCAAGAAAAAATGCATTAAAGacaaataataatcaaattaaagCACAATAAGGCACTGTTTAGACGTATTGGTGCATGGGTTGTGTTTACTTTGAATTCAACACTTCCCTaagaaaattgaagaaggaTCCGTTGTTCAAACATGTTGAGAAATTACTGCTGTAATTGTTTTTCATTAATGTATAATATGGAAGAAAATCTactttcaattatttaaaaccctagacaaaaaaaatcaacaaataatGACCTATTATTGAAAACAAATTTCCATCAAATCGTACAACCAGCTGGTAATTTAAAACTAGAGTTCCAAATTTTTATTGAGATAATTGAGTAGAGATCAGAGTCGAAAATCTATATATAGTATTATGAAACCCCTTTCAAAGTTTTTGTCACTTTACAATACATTACTAGGATAATGGGCCAATacaaattttgattaaaatagtgataattaatcaataattgatttaattaagtTCAATTTACTATCATTTTAATtaacattagttttttttttaaaaaacttttaataatttattttaatattaaaaaacaataactTCCGTACacgttttaaaaaataataatttatatttaacaatttaattaaatattgtaaataaaagagagataaaaagttttaaaaaataatttttttgagGAACGtatacaaaaataattaatctaAGATATTGTGGGTGGagagaaaaatagtaaaagtgtaaagtataattaattaaagttgTGAAGCTCAAACAATAAGTATTAACCACTACTTAAAAAGATACGTGTTAATTTCTTTGataatgagagaaaaaaaaaaatctagtatggaacatttttcATATACCATCATGCTATTAGAAAATTCTTATATATGTAtaaaattttctttgtttttatttttttagttacaAATTATGGAGAAGATTTTAAACGTACTGAAATATTAATACAAAATTATGCGAGAAACAAGACTATCTTCTTCATTATTTGATAGGAAATTCTCAAATTgatcacacacacacacacatatatatatataattttttttttaaaaaaagctgAATTTGGATAATACTAACTTTGACATTTGAATAGTCAACACATaacatataattaataaaagataatatccACAAAGCCAAACTTGAAAAGCCTATAAATCCACCTGTATCCTGTTATCCCCTTAATATTCATTTCTCTTCCTTCCTCCCATTTCCATTATTCTTTCTTCCAAAACGAAAGATTGAATATAATTTACCAAAAACCACATCAAACTTAACAATAACATAATGCAAACGCCTGTAAGGTTCTCGAGCTGCAGAGGCGTTGCCTTTGAAGTGAAGCCTCACGAGCATCACTTCTCCATCTCAAAACCCATTTCCCCATTACACCCAAGCGCAAGCAGCAACATCACCACCAACACCTTCTGGCCCCGCCCCAACTCTTTTCAAATATTCCCTTCCCCATCCCCTTCTTCAATTCTAAGATCACTAAGCAGACCCAGCAGCCATTTCTGTGACGTCTCCGACGATCAAGAAGAACAAGAATACGACCTTGAAGAAGGTGATCCACACACCCcacaaaaccctaaaccctctCACCCTCCGAAGAACAACCCAAAATCCAGACTTTCAGTCATTCTCCTCGACCAAGGCCTCTTCACCGTCTACAAACGGCTCTTTCTCCTCTCTCTTGCATTAAACATTACCGCCCTCATTCTCGCCGCCAATGGGTATTTCCCATATGCAAGAGCAAACCCGACTTTGTTTTCAATCGGCAACATATTCGCCTTGTCGGTTTGCCGTAGCGAGGCATTTCTGCGTGTACTCTTTTGGTTAGCCGTAACTGTCTTAGGCAGATCATGGGTCCCATTAGCTTTGAAGACCGCCGTAACTTCCCTCCTACAGAGTCTTGGCGGGGTCCACAGCGGCTGTGGAGTTTCGTCCATCGCGTGGCTTGTTTACTCTTTGGTCCTCGCTCTAAGGGACCCACTCAAAAGATCCACACCCATCATTGCCGTTGCGTCCGCAATTCTAGCCCTTCTTTGTCTCTCTTCATTGGCTGCATTCCCTCTTGTACGCCACCTCCACCACAATGTCTTCGAGCGTATCCACCGTTTCGCTGGATGGACCGCTCTCGCCCTCCTCTGGGCTTTCCTAATTCTAACGCTCACTTACGATCCCATCACCAATTCTCACAATAAACACCTCGTTTCACGTTTGTTCCAAACACAGGAATTTTGGTTCACAACAGCAATCACTTTCCTAATCATTCTCCCATGGGTTACGGTCAGGCGTGTTCCTGTTCGAATCTCTGCCCCCTCTGGTCATGCCTCCATTATCAAATTCAGCGGCGGGGTAAAGCCCGGGTTATTGGGTCGGATCAGCCCATCGCCATTATCTGAGTGGCATGCCTTTGGTATCATTTCCGACGGCGAAAAAGAGCACATGATGTTAGCCGGAGCGGTTGGGGATTTCACGAAATCCTTGGTGTCAAACCCACCTAGTCACTTGTGGGTACGGGGGGTTCACTTTGCCGGACTTCCATATTTGGTGAATATGTACGAGAGAGCTCTGGTGGTGGCGACGGGATCTGGGATTTGTGTGTTTTTGTCGTTTCTGCTGCAGAGAAGTAGGGCTGACGTGTATTTGGTATGGGTGGCGAAAGGGATTGAGGAGAACTTCGGGAAAGAGATTAAGGGGATGGTGAATGGGTATCCCAAGGAGAAGGTAGTAGTTCATGATACGGCGGTTTTGGGGCGGCCGAATGTGGCGGAGCTGACTGTGAAGGCGGCAGGAGAGTGGAAAACGGAGGTGGTGATTGTTACAAGTAATCCGGAAGGGAGTAGAGATGTGGTGAATGCATGCAAAAGCTCTGGAATTGCAGCTTTCGGTCCGATTTGGGACTCTTGAAAAAACATACAAATTAAACTGAATTAATGATGCCATATATTAATTACTATTACTGTTACTTATTCATTTAGTAACCAAAAAGAAAACTGTGTTTTGGTGTGTGAATTTGGATGAGTAAGATAATATATAGTTGCCATGGCGTTTGCCGTTTGATTGGACTTTTGAATATCATGCAAATAGTCAACGATGAAGGAATTCTCTGCCACTCTAACTGCTTTTATACATCTATAGTTTTAGATTTTCACATCAATCTGGCAATAGTCTCCGATACTCTTTAGGAATAGGTTATTGATTGTTGGGTTGCACCCCACCTCTCCTTCCTTTCTAGTTAGTGCTTCAAATTTTGTGATATAATACTCCCCATTAAAATTCATAAAActactcctttttttttttttttaacttatctTTCTTTATTCAGTTTGGTTAAATAATAACTTCTATTTTTCTTTAGCAAAGACACCATAAAATACGTTTTCAGAATTTATACACACATACCAACCTCAACCCTCAACATAGGCATACGCATACTATACATCAATCAATTTGATCTAAGAGATCCATCAAACTTCTAGTCTCACCTTCGATACCATGATGTAAAACCGAAAgaattataataacaataaaaaccTAATGaagattattttattaaaaaataacaataaattaataatgtatattattttaagatttaatCAAAGAACAAAAATTAGGCCGGGTCTTACCACCTTcgaaacattttcaaatataacaagaTGAATCAAAGTATTTATTACTAATAAACTTGATGtttagaattttaaattttgttatattttgtaaatattttcaacaattttattgaCAATTTTTCAAAACTAAATTTAGAGAGTTTAAAATAACATAACCTAAAATAAGTGAATATGTTAGAGTGATTTTAAACCAATTTTTGTCGTCACCTCAAAATACAACTGAGCTTAGGACTAATtactaaatatatattatttaaaaagtatGTGTGAAGAAAGGAGACAAGcaatatatatagttttagtTAAAGTACTCTTGTAATTAGTGCAaaacacaaacaaaaaataCTCAAATTGAAACCGAAATCTATTATTAATTGTGAAATTGAGACCACTTacttgaaaaacattttttcttaatttaatcaTAAGTTTCCTTCCCATTTTATTAAACATAGCCAT contains:
- the LOC103484460 gene encoding adenylate-forming reductase 06235, coding for MQTPVRFSSCRGVAFEVKPHEHHFSISKPISPLHPSASSNITTNTFWPRPNSFQIFPSPSPSSILRSLSRPSSHFCDVSDDQEEQEYDLEEGDPHTPQNPKPSHPPKNNPKSRLSVILLDQGLFTVYKRLFLLSLALNITALILAANGYFPYARANPTLFSIGNIFALSVCRSEAFLRVLFWLAVTVLGRSWVPLALKTAVTSLLQSLGGVHSGCGVSSIAWLVYSLVLALRDPLKRSTPIIAVASAILALLCLSSLAAFPLVRHLHHNVFERIHRFAGWTALALLWAFLILTLTYDPITNSHNKHLVSRLFQTQEFWFTTAITFLIILPWVTVRRVPVRISAPSGHASIIKFSGGVKPGLLGRISPSPLSEWHAFGIISDGEKEHMMLAGAVGDFTKSLVSNPPSHLWVRGVHFAGLPYLVNMYERALVVATGSGICVFLSFLLQRSRADVYLVWVAKGIEENFGKEIKGMVNGYPKEKVVVHDTAVLGRPNVAELTVKAAGEWKTEVVIVTSNPEGSRDVVNACKSSGIAAFGPIWDS